The Pseudomonas berkeleyensis genome includes a region encoding these proteins:
- a CDS encoding amino acid ABC transporter permease, translated as MNYNWDWGIYFKSTGIGSETYLDWFITGLGWTIAIALAGWIIALALGSLLGVMRTLPNRWLSGLATAYVEIFRNVPLLVQLFLWYFLVPDLLPEPLELWFKQDLNPATSAYLSVVVCLGLFTAARVCEQVRTGIEALPKGQTAAAYAMGFRLPQIYKNVLLPQAFRIIIPPLTSEFLNIFKNSSVASLIGLMELLAQTKQTAEFSANLFEAFTLATLIYFTLNMSLMMIMRMIEKKVAVPGLISVGGK; from the coding sequence ATGAATTACAACTGGGACTGGGGTATCTACTTCAAGTCCACCGGCATCGGCAGCGAGACCTACCTGGACTGGTTTATCACCGGCCTGGGCTGGACCATCGCCATCGCCCTGGCTGGCTGGATCATCGCCCTGGCGCTGGGCTCGCTGCTCGGCGTCATGCGTACCCTGCCGAACCGCTGGCTGTCCGGCCTGGCGACCGCCTACGTGGAAATCTTCCGCAACGTACCGTTGCTGGTGCAGCTGTTCCTCTGGTACTTCCTGGTGCCGGATCTGCTGCCCGAGCCGCTGGAGCTGTGGTTCAAGCAGGATCTCAACCCGGCCACCTCGGCCTACCTGTCGGTGGTGGTGTGCCTCGGCCTGTTCACCGCGGCGCGGGTCTGCGAGCAGGTGCGCACCGGTATCGAGGCGCTGCCCAAGGGTCAGACCGCCGCGGCCTACGCCATGGGCTTCCGCCTGCCGCAGATCTACAAGAACGTGCTGTTGCCGCAGGCGTTTCGCATCATCATTCCGCCGCTTACCAGCGAGTTCCTCAATATCTTCAAGAACTCCTCGGTGGCATCGCTGATCGGCCTGATGGAACTGCTGGCGCAAACCAAGCAGACCGCCGAGTTCAGCGCCAACCTGTTCGAAGCCTTCACCCTGGCCACGCTGATCTACTTCACCTTGAACATGAGCCTGATGATGATCATGCGCATGATCGAGAAGAAAGTCGCCGTGCCCGGCCTGATCTCCGTAGGGGGTAAATGA
- a CDS encoding amino acid ABC transporter permease: MMDFSEIIPALPGLWEGMAMTLQLMALGIIGGMALGTVLALMRLSHSKLLSNIAATYVNYFRSIPLLLVITWFYFAVPFILRWITGEDTPVGAFSSCLVAFVMFEAAYFCEIVRAGIQAIPKGQMGAASALGMTYGQSMRMIILPQAFRKMTPLLLQQSIILFQDTSLVYTVGLMDFLNAARSRGDILGQPHEFLIFAGLVYFTISFAASRLVKLLQKRLAV; this comes from the coding sequence ATGATGGATTTCAGCGAAATCATCCCCGCCCTGCCGGGCCTGTGGGAAGGCATGGCGATGACCCTGCAGCTGATGGCCCTGGGCATCATCGGCGGCATGGCCCTGGGCACCGTGCTGGCCCTGATGCGCCTGTCGCACAGCAAGCTGCTGTCGAACATCGCCGCCACTTACGTCAACTACTTCCGCTCGATCCCGCTGCTGCTGGTGATCACCTGGTTCTACTTCGCGGTGCCGTTCATCCTGCGCTGGATCACCGGCGAGGACACGCCCGTAGGCGCGTTCAGCTCGTGCCTGGTGGCCTTCGTGATGTTCGAGGCGGCCTACTTCTGCGAGATCGTGCGGGCCGGCATCCAGGCCATTCCCAAGGGCCAGATGGGCGCTGCCTCGGCTCTCGGCATGACCTATGGGCAGAGCATGCGCATGATCATCCTGCCGCAGGCCTTCCGCAAGATGACCCCGCTGCTGCTGCAACAGAGCATCATCCTGTTCCAGGACACCTCGCTGGTGTACACCGTGGGCCTGATGGACTTCCTCAATGCCGCACGCTCGCGTGGCGACATTCTGGGCCAGCCCCATGAGTTTCTGATTTTCGCCGGTTTGGTCTACTTCACCATCAGCTTCGCCGCCTCGCGCCTGGTCAAGCTCCTGCAAAAAAGGTTAGCCGTATGA
- a CDS encoding amino acid ABC transporter ATP-binding protein: MISIQNVNKWYGDFQVLTDCSTEVKKGEVVVVCGPSGSGKSTLIKCVNALEPFQKGDIVVDGTSIADKKTNLPKLRSRVGMVFQHFELFPHLTITENLTIAQIKVLGRSKEEATKKGLALLDRVGLSAHAHKHPGQLSGGQQQRVAIARALAMDPVVMLFDEPTSALDPEMVNEVLDVMVQLAHEGMTMMCVTHEMGFARKVADRVIFMDAGQIVEDCPKEEFFGDINARSDRAQQFLAKILQH, encoded by the coding sequence ATGATTTCCATCCAGAACGTCAACAAGTGGTACGGGGACTTCCAGGTGCTGACCGATTGCAGCACCGAGGTGAAGAAGGGCGAAGTGGTCGTGGTGTGCGGGCCGTCCGGCTCGGGCAAGTCGACTCTGATCAAGTGCGTCAACGCGTTGGAGCCCTTCCAGAAGGGCGACATCGTGGTCGACGGCACCTCGATTGCCGACAAGAAGACCAACCTGCCCAAGCTGCGTTCGCGCGTCGGCATGGTGTTCCAGCACTTCGAGCTGTTCCCGCACCTGACCATCACCGAGAACCTGACCATCGCCCAGATCAAGGTGCTCGGCCGCAGCAAGGAAGAAGCCACCAAGAAGGGTCTGGCTCTGCTCGACCGCGTTGGCCTGTCCGCCCACGCGCACAAGCACCCGGGCCAGCTCTCCGGCGGTCAGCAGCAGCGCGTGGCCATCGCCCGTGCCCTGGCCATGGATCCGGTGGTGATGCTGTTCGATGAGCCGACCTCGGCGCTCGACCCGGAGATGGTCAACGAAGTGCTCGACGTCATGGTGCAACTGGCTCATGAAGGCATGACCATGATGTGCGTGACCCACGAGATGGGCTTCGCACGCAAGGTCGCCGACCGGGTGATCTTCATGGACGCCGGACAGATCGTCGAAGACTGCCCGAAGGAGGAATTCTTCGGCGACATCAACGCCCGCTCCGATCGTGCTCAGCAGTTCCTGGCGAAAATCCTCCAGCACTGA
- a CDS encoding sensor histidine kinase, whose protein sequence is MMQCLSISPRADLIVKPRLLRHLSLILLFLLLVLGCGYAGYHISDRAGIRALAENGERQLELNARAVESEITKYTYLPSLLELEGNVSRLLLAPTAYRRHHVNQYLAGLNERSGSLAIYVLDPDGRVIATSNWEQADSYLGEDLSFRAYYQDAIEGRPGRFYGIGSTTGEPGYYLAHGLRDGKRIIGVAVVKVRLDALEERWQRALLEAYVSDENGIIILASDPMVRLKAVRPLDDATKERLARSLQYHWAALEELQLFNRSPLDDGIEQVSFATAGTPTNYLLQTRRLEDTPWHLTLLSPLQEQRSAAMIHGMLAAVAAALLAFLLIAWNERRKVIATRLAAREALQAANDELERKIAERTADLQASNERLQAEVREREQAETTLRKAQDELVQAGKLAVIGQMSTSIAHELNQPLAALRTLSGNTVRFLQRGALDVASSNLQNIGELVDRMGKITGSLRAFARRAGDSGEASLGQAVDAAVLLLHPRLQRTSMTIHRDYLHPEQDDVRLAIEQIRLEQILVNLISNALDAMRDQVDRQLWLSGSAEADCYRLEVRDNGPGIAPETRAHLFEPFFTTKPGEQGLGLGLTLSASLAAAAGGSLTVRHPDEGGTAFVLTLPYPREPQP, encoded by the coding sequence ATGATGCAATGCCTGTCCATCAGCCCTCGCGCCGACCTGATCGTGAAACCGCGCCTGCTCCGCCATCTGTCACTGATCCTCCTGTTCCTGCTGCTGGTGCTCGGCTGTGGCTACGCCGGCTACCACATCAGCGACCGCGCCGGTATCCGCGCCCTGGCCGAAAACGGTGAGCGCCAACTGGAGCTCAACGCCCGCGCCGTCGAAAGCGAAATCACCAAATACACCTACCTGCCCAGCCTGCTGGAGCTGGAAGGCAACGTCTCGCGCCTGCTGCTGGCGCCCACGGCCTATCGTCGGCATCACGTCAACCAGTACCTGGCCGGCCTCAACGAACGCAGCGGCAGCCTGGCCATCTACGTGCTCGACCCGGATGGCCGGGTGATCGCCACCAGCAACTGGGAGCAAGCCGACAGCTACCTCGGCGAAGACCTGTCGTTCCGTGCCTACTACCAGGACGCCATCGAAGGTCGCCCCGGCCGCTTCTACGGTATCGGCAGCACCACGGGCGAGCCTGGCTACTACCTGGCCCACGGTTTGCGCGACGGCAAGCGCATCATCGGCGTGGCGGTGGTCAAGGTACGCCTCGATGCCCTCGAAGAGCGCTGGCAGCGCGCCCTGCTGGAAGCCTACGTCAGCGACGAGAACGGCATCATCATCCTCGCCAGTGATCCGATGGTGCGCCTCAAGGCCGTACGCCCACTCGATGATGCGACCAAGGAGCGCCTGGCACGCAGCCTGCAATACCACTGGGCCGCGCTGGAGGAACTGCAGCTGTTCAACCGCTCGCCACTGGACGACGGCATCGAGCAGGTCAGCTTCGCCACCGCTGGCACGCCAACCAATTACCTGCTGCAAACTCGCCGCCTGGAAGACACGCCCTGGCACCTGACCCTGCTCAGCCCGCTACAGGAACAACGCAGCGCCGCCATGATTCACGGCATGCTGGCGGCCGTGGCGGCGGCGCTGCTGGCGTTCCTGCTGATTGCCTGGAACGAGCGGCGCAAGGTCATCGCCACGCGCCTGGCCGCCCGCGAAGCACTGCAGGCCGCCAACGACGAGCTGGAACGCAAGATCGCCGAGCGCACCGCCGACCTGCAGGCCAGCAACGAGCGCCTGCAAGCCGAGGTGCGCGAACGCGAGCAGGCCGAGACCACCCTGCGCAAGGCCCAGGATGAACTGGTGCAAGCTGGCAAACTGGCAGTGATCGGGCAGATGTCGACCAGCATCGCCCATGAACTGAACCAGCCGCTGGCGGCGCTGCGTACGCTGTCCGGCAACACCGTGCGCTTCCTCCAGCGTGGCGCGCTGGATGTCGCCAGCAGCAACCTGCAGAACATCGGCGAACTGGTCGATCGCATGGGCAAGATCACCGGCAGCCTGCGCGCCTTCGCCCGCCGCGCGGGAGATAGTGGCGAGGCCTCGTTGGGCCAGGCCGTGGACGCGGCGGTGCTGCTCCTGCACCCGCGCCTGCAACGCACCAGCATGACGATCCATCGTGACTATCTGCACCCCGAGCAGGACGACGTGCGCCTGGCCATCGAACAGATTCGTCTGGAGCAGATTCTGGTCAACCTGATCTCCAACGCCCTCGATGCCATGCGCGATCAGGTCGACCGCCAGCTGTGGCTGAGTGGCAGCGCCGAAGCCGATTGCTATCGCCTGGAAGTGCGCGACAATGGCCCTGGCATTGCCCCGGAAACCCGCGCACACCTGTTCGAGCCGTTCTTCACCACCAAACCCGGTGAGCAAGGCCTCGGCCTCGGCCTGACCCTTTCCGCCAGCCTGGCAGCCGCCGCCGGTGGCAGCCTGACCGTGCGCCATCCCGACGAAGGCGGCACCGCATTCGTGCTCACCCTGCCCTACCCACGAGAGCCGCAACCATGA
- the aauR gene encoding two-component response regulator AauR has translation MLGCQQALALEDIDSIGVGSAEEALQRVDEDFAGIVISDIRLPGIDGLELLTRLKQRDARLPVVLITGHGDIGMAVGAMRDGAYDFMEKPFSPERLVDVARRALEQRSLAREVSALRRQLAGRQALEQRIIGRSPAMQQLRELIANVADTNANVLIEGETGTGKELVARCLHDFSRRQSKQFVALNCGGLPESLFESEIFGHEAHAFTGAGKRRIGKIEHADGGSLFLDEIESMPLGLQIKLLRVLQEHSLERLGSNQSIEVDCRVIAATKSDLDELGKRGEFRSDLYYRLNVVTLELPPLRERREDIALLFEHFLQLAALRFDRAVPELDRHTLAALTAHDWPGNVRELRNVAERFALGLPVFKKSGQADSHALGFNEAVEAFERNLLGAALERHAGNLSQAAQALGLAKTTLFDKVKKYGLQ, from the coding sequence CTGCTCGGCTGCCAGCAGGCGCTGGCTCTGGAAGACATCGACAGCATCGGCGTGGGCAGCGCCGAAGAAGCTCTGCAACGGGTCGACGAAGATTTCGCCGGCATCGTCATCAGCGACATTCGCCTGCCCGGCATCGATGGCCTGGAACTGCTGACCCGCCTCAAGCAGCGCGACGCACGCCTGCCGGTAGTGCTGATCACCGGCCACGGCGATATCGGCATGGCCGTTGGCGCGATGCGCGACGGGGCCTACGACTTCATGGAAAAGCCCTTCTCCCCCGAGCGCCTGGTCGACGTCGCCCGCCGCGCCCTGGAGCAACGCAGCCTGGCCCGCGAGGTCAGTGCCCTGCGCCGCCAGTTGGCCGGGCGTCAGGCACTGGAGCAGCGCATCATCGGCCGCTCGCCGGCCATGCAGCAACTGCGCGAGCTGATCGCCAACGTCGCCGACACCAACGCCAACGTGCTGATCGAAGGCGAGACCGGCACCGGCAAGGAGCTGGTCGCCCGCTGCCTGCACGATTTCAGCCGCCGGCAGAGCAAGCAGTTCGTCGCCCTCAACTGCGGCGGCCTGCCGGAGAGCCTGTTCGAAAGCGAGATTTTCGGCCACGAGGCACATGCCTTCACCGGCGCCGGCAAGCGGCGCATCGGCAAGATCGAACACGCCGACGGTGGCAGCCTGTTTCTCGACGAGATCGAGAGCATGCCGCTGGGCCTGCAGATCAAACTGCTGCGCGTGCTGCAGGAACACAGCCTGGAACGCCTCGGCTCGAACCAGTCGATCGAGGTCGACTGCCGGGTGATCGCCGCCACCAAGTCCGACCTCGACGAGCTGGGCAAGCGCGGCGAGTTTCGCAGCGACCTGTACTACCGGCTCAACGTGGTGACCCTGGAGCTGCCGCCGCTGCGCGAACGTCGCGAAGACATCGCCCTGCTGTTCGAACACTTCCTGCAACTGGCCGCGCTGCGCTTCGACCGCGCAGTGCCGGAACTGGATCGCCACACCCTGGCGGCCCTGACCGCACACGACTGGCCGGGCAACGTGCGTGAGCTGCGCAACGTTGCCGAGCGTTTCGCCCTGGGCCTGCCGGTATTCAAGAAAAGCGGCCAGGCTGACAGCCACGCACTGGGTTTCAACGAAGCGGTGGAAGCCTTCGAGCGCAACCTGCTGGGCGCAGCGCTGGAGCGTCACGCTGGCAACCTCAGCCAGGCAGCCCAGGCACTGGGCCTGGCCAAGACCACGCTGTTCGACAAGGTGAAGAAGTACGGGCTGCAATAA